The region ATTTAGCAATGGGGTTAGACAACGAAGGCCGCATGTATAATTTCGATGCCAAGCTAACAGAGTCAAACTTCACTCCTGATGCACTTCGTCGCGCAGGTATTCGCTAGACCTATTATGGGGCGCATCATGCGCCCCTGTTATTCTTAAGGAAGTTTGTATGTCGTTTCGCACACTTCGCAACGTTGCCGCAATCAGTATTAGCTGTTTCACCTTTGTTGCGCCAACTCATGCTCAATTTGATCCTCTTACTGTTCAAATCCAACCACTCGCTCAAACCTCTTTAGTGTTAGATATAGCTAAAGCTGGGGATAAGCTTGTTGCTGTTGGTGAACGTGGCCATGTATTAATCAAACAACAACAATGGCAACAAATCAATTCACCTGTAATGGCACAACTGACCAAAGTTTTCTTCTTAGATGATATGCAAGGTTGGGCTGTTGGTCATGATGCAACCATTATTCATACTAAAGACGGTGGTTTAACTTGGGCTATTCAGTTTGAATCAGCTGAAATTGAAAAGCCGTTGCTCGATATTCTTTTCTTTGATGATAACAACGGTATTGCCGTTGGTGCTTATGGGTTATTTTATCGCACCACTGATGGCGGTGAGAACTGGAGCGCTGAATTTCATGAAGAACTGTTATTTGAAGAAGATATTGGCTACTTAGCCGATTTAAAAGCTGAAGATGAAGCGCTTTATTTATCTGAACGTGCAGCATTATTGCCACATTTCAATCGCGTGATTAAACTTGCTGATAATCGTTTATTAATGGTTGGTGAACTTGGACTTGTAGCGACATCAAGTGACAACGGTCATTCTTTTACAGCGCAAGCATTCGATTATGAAGGTTCAATGTTTAATGCTATTGAAACGAAAGACAGTATTTATTTGATGGGCCTACGTGGTCACGTATTCCAAAATGATAAACAACTTTCTCAGTGGCAAGAAGTGGATATGCCCGTTAAGTCTTCGATTAACAATGCTTATATCAATGAAAACGGATCTCTCTATTTAGTGGGTAACGCTGGTGTTGTAATCGAGTTAGACCTGAATCAAAAAGCACAAATAATCGCTCGTAGACAAGGCGAGAATATTGTTGCCATCGAGAGCGATAACCAAGGCGAGATCTGGTTTGCTGGTTCAAAAGGTTTATTCCAACTGAAGTAATTTATAAGCATGAATAATAAAAATATAACAACAATAATAGGGCCGATAAGATGTTAGAAAAACTGGTCAATGGATTTGAAACCCATCTTTTTAGAAATCGGATGTGGGTAATTTTATCTTTTATATTAATTACCTTCTTTCTTGGTTATCAAGCTAGTCAACTAAAGATGGATGCGGCTTTTAGTAAAAATATTCCGTTAAATCATGAGTACATGAAAACCTATACTAAGCACCAGAAAGATTTTGGTGGTGCAAATAGAATTATGGTTTCAGTAGAAGATACCAGTGGAGATATTTTTAACCCTGAGTATTTTGAAACTCTCAAAAATGTACATGATCAATTATTTTTTATCCCAGGTGTTGAACGCTCTCAAGTGACTTCGTTGTATTCTCCGTCAACACGATTTACTGAAGTTGTTGAAGATGGATTTGCTGGCGGTCCAGTTATACCTGCTGATTTTCGTAATGATGATTACGGCCTTGGTGTCGTAAGAGACAATATTGAAAAAGCAGGTATTGTTGGGCGCTTAGTGGCTAACGATTATTCATCGGCGATGTTAACCGCGCAGTTAATGGATTTTGTGGCTAAAACTGATGAAGAAATGGCAGAGTCCGAAGGGGCTGAAAAAGATGTTACCACCAAGCCATTAAATACCATTCAGTTTGCACAACAGTTAGAAAACGAATTACGTGCAAAATATGAAACCGATACCATTAAAATCCATATTATTGGTTTTGCTAAGATGGCCGGTGATGTAGCAGAAGGCGCAAAGGGCGTATTATTATTTTTCC is a window of Shewanella donghaensis DNA encoding:
- a CDS encoding WD40/YVTN/BNR-like repeat-containing protein, which produces MSFRTLRNVAAISISCFTFVAPTHAQFDPLTVQIQPLAQTSLVLDIAKAGDKLVAVGERGHVLIKQQQWQQINSPVMAQLTKVFFLDDMQGWAVGHDATIIHTKDGGLTWAIQFESAEIEKPLLDILFFDDNNGIAVGAYGLFYRTTDGGENWSAEFHEELLFEEDIGYLADLKAEDEALYLSERAALLPHFNRVIKLADNRLLMVGELGLVATSSDNGHSFTAQAFDYEGSMFNAIETKDSIYLMGLRGHVFQNDKQLSQWQEVDMPVKSSINNAYINENGSLYLVGNAGVVIELDLNQKAQIIARRQGENIVAIESDNQGEIWFAGSKGLFQLK